The uncultured Methanoregula sp. genomic sequence TCTCCCCGGAAGCACGGGTCACCACGCTCCAGGAACGGGCCCCGGGGATGTTTGCGGCGCTCTCGGAGAAGCACGAGCACAAGAAAGTCCTTCCCGATCTTGAAGGATCACAAAACGGCGTGGTCATGCGGTTTGCCCCGAATCCCTCGGGACCGCTCCATATCGGCCACGCCCGTGCTGCTGCCCTGAATGATGCGTACGTGAAGCAGTGCGGCGGCCGGTATATTCTCCGGATAGAAGATACCGACCCGAAACGGGTTGACCCCGAAGCGTACGAGACGGTGAAAGAGGACATCCGGTGGCTCGGGCTTGGGATCACCGATATCGTCACCCAGAGCGAGCGCCTCCCGATCTATTACGATCTCTGCCGCCAGCTCATCGAGCGTGACGGGGCGTACGTCTGCACCTGCGATAACGAGCACTTCAAGGAACTCAAGCAGGCAAAAACTGCCTGCCCCTGCCGCGACCAGCCGGTTGAGAAGAACCTCGAACTCTGGCAGAAGATGCTCGACCACGGGTTCCACGAGGGTGAAGTCTCGGTCCGGATCAAGACCGACCTTGACAACCCGGACCCGGCCATGCGGGATTTCCCGGCATTCCGGATTCTTGATGCGCCACCTCACCCGAAAGTGAAGGCCCACGTCTACCCGCTGATGAACTTCTCGGTAGTTGCCGATGACCACCTTCTCGGCGTCACACACGTGATCCGGGGCAAGGATCACATCGCCAACACCCGCCGCCAGCGTTATATCTACGACCACATGGGCTGGAAGATCCCGGTCTACCGGCACTACGGGCGGATGGGAATCGAGGGCGTTGTCCTCTCCACATCCCAGATGCGCCTCGGGATCAACGAGGGAACCTATACCGGCTGGGATGATATCCATCTCGGCACGCTGCGGGCGCTTGCCCGGAGGGGCATATCCCCCGAGGCGGTAAAGAACGCGATGCTCGCTATTGGTATTGGCGATACTGATATCTCGTTCTCGTGGGACAACCTCTATGCAGAGAACAGGAAGATCGTTGACCCGACCGCGAACCGCTACTTCTTTGTACCCGACCCGGTCGAGGTGAAGATCGAGGGCGCCCCGGACCATACCGCCCATGCCCTGCTCCACCCGGGCGATGCTGCACGGGGCTCCCGCATAATGGAATTTACCGGGCAGGTTCTTCTCCCGAAAGGCGAGCTCGTGCCCGGCACTTCTATGGTCCGGCTCAAGGATCTCTTTAACGTGAAGATCGCGTGGGATGGTGGGATTCCGTTGTTCTCGTATGGCGGGGAATCGCTCGCGGATGCCCGGGCAGCAAAAGCCCACATCATCCAGTGGCTCCCGGCACAGGCAACCGTGCCCTGCACCCTCCTCACGCAGGAAGGGGAGATGAAAGGCGCCTGCGAACCAGCGGTGAAATCAGAACTGGGGAAGGTTGTCCAGTTCGAGCGGGTCGGTTTTGTGAAGATAGATGCGGTTGACGCATCTGGTGTAAAGGCTTACTTCACGCACAAGTGATTTGTTGGCTGGTTCACGATCTTTTTTCATCAGACCCCGGTTCTGCTTTTTGCTCTGTAGAAACAGACATGAATCCAATCGGTTCATACCCGAACTTTAAAAATCAAAAAAGAGAGGGGACTTTACGAGGGCTCCCCGCCTCAGGACCTCGGTACGGCACGGCGGGGCAATTACCTGTTTCAACATTAGCAGGTAATTGAAGCGCCGCGGGGGCGTCCCTTCGGGGGCGGCGCAGGTCATCGCAATATTGTGACGGTTAAGTCACGATATAACGTGAATTTCGGAATTTTAATAGGAAATGATTCGGAAAATTCGATACTATCAGGGGCTTCGCCCCACACGCTCGGCGGCCCACTTGGGATGATGCGTATTATCTGTAACGTAACTAGAGGCCATCGCACTGCGCTCAGTCTCCCAACAAGGGACAACTTGGCGCAAGAGGGGTGTCATCGGGTAATGTGACCAATGTTTTCTACACAACAAATTTTTTTCATCGCGATCCAAATCGTGATTGAAAACCGCTCGCAGATCAATAAAACCTTGATTTTTATTTTTCAATCGCACCTTGATTGAAAAATTTTCAGCAGACCTTGATGAAAAAATTTCAACCAGACTTTGATTGAAAACCGTACCTGTAATCGGATCTTCGTCGTGAACGGCCATGTGCACCAGTGCACAGGTACTTAACTTTTCATCATCAAACCCTGATGAACATTTTTTCAGCAGACTTTGATTTTTTATTTTCAATCAAGCT encodes the following:
- a CDS encoding glutamate--tRNA ligase, whose product is MAGEDPKELLFLCALQNAVRHGGVPQAGAVIGMVMGAHPELRSRAKEVSALAKEAIADVAALSPEARVTTLQERAPGMFAALSEKHEHKKVLPDLEGSQNGVVMRFAPNPSGPLHIGHARAAALNDAYVKQCGGRYILRIEDTDPKRVDPEAYETVKEDIRWLGLGITDIVTQSERLPIYYDLCRQLIERDGAYVCTCDNEHFKELKQAKTACPCRDQPVEKNLELWQKMLDHGFHEGEVSVRIKTDLDNPDPAMRDFPAFRILDAPPHPKVKAHVYPLMNFSVVADDHLLGVTHVIRGKDHIANTRRQRYIYDHMGWKIPVYRHYGRMGIEGVVLSTSQMRLGINEGTYTGWDDIHLGTLRALARRGISPEAVKNAMLAIGIGDTDISFSWDNLYAENRKIVDPTANRYFFVPDPVEVKIEGAPDHTAHALLHPGDAARGSRIMEFTGQVLLPKGELVPGTSMVRLKDLFNVKIAWDGGIPLFSYGGESLADARAAKAHIIQWLPAQATVPCTLLTQEGEMKGACEPAVKSELGKVVQFERVGFVKIDAVDASGVKAYFTHK